In Candidatus Paceibacterota bacterium, one genomic interval encodes:
- a CDS encoding cytochrome c3 family protein: MSAIFPKWTNRLPVMILIGGLLTATAVTAGVWYYLTPKYSRVGYQPIQPVAFSHAVHADQLGLDCRYCHNGVEKSWYSNIPAAATCMNCHTQVLSSDPRLALVRESAETGRPIPWVQIHRVPDYVYFNHSVHVNRGISCVECHGQINQMDEVHHAQPLSMTFCLDCHRHPETKLRPLDKITDLNWKWSDNPTANAELQRKNGQKLMQDWRVQSLQNCSTCHR, from the coding sequence GTGTCTGCCATATTCCCTAAGTGGACTAATCGTCTGCCGGTGATGATTCTCATCGGCGGGCTGCTGACCGCTACCGCCGTTACCGCGGGGGTGTGGTATTATCTGACGCCCAAGTATTCCCGGGTGGGCTACCAACCGATTCAGCCGGTGGCTTTCTCCCACGCGGTGCATGCGGACCAATTGGGGTTGGATTGTCGCTACTGCCACAATGGGGTCGAGAAGTCGTGGTATTCAAACATCCCGGCAGCCGCCACCTGCATGAACTGCCATACGCAAGTGCTCTCGAGTGATCCGCGGCTGGCGCTGGTGCGTGAGAGCGCTGAGACCGGCCGACCGATTCCCTGGGTGCAGATTCACCGGGTGCCGGATTATGTCTATTTTAACCATTCGGTGCATGTGAACCGGGGCATCAGTTGCGTCGAGTGTCACGGGCAGATCAACCAGATGGATGAGGTTCATCACGCGCAGCCGTTGAGCATGACCTTCTGCCTGGATTGCCATCGTCACCCGGAAACCAAGCTGCGCCCTCTGGACAAGATCACCGACCTAAACTGGAAGTGGAGTGACAATCCGACTGCGAACGCAGAGTTGCAGCGCAAGAACGGCCAGAAGCTTATGCAGGACTGGCGGGTGCAGTCGCTGCAAAACTGTTCCACGTGCCACCGATGA